ATTCGTCTTGAACATGAAATTCACGGATTAGAGCGTTTTCGTAAGACTGTCGAACGAGTGGGCATTATGTTGATTATTGCCGCACTCATTATTGCAGCGTCTATTTTATCGTTGAACAAAAATCTCCCTCAGCGTAATGGCATCCCAATACCAAGCTTGATTTGCGGTGCGATTGCATTAGTACTGGCCGTCTTTTTATTGATTAAGCGAATAGATAAGAATTAATGTAATGAGTACAATACAAGCGGTCGAATTTTTAAGATGATCTGCAAAAATACCTCAAAATTTGACCGTGCTTTGGAGTAAAAAAATCCCCTAAATACTAAATCTAGGGGATTTTTCTTTAAATGATGTGATATTTATTTCAAACCTTTCTTAACCAAATCTTCATAACCACCATGATTGGTTACATTGGTATAGCCTGCATTTTTCAACTCAGTGAGCGCGGCTTCGGCACGGCGGCCACTACGACAATAAAGGTTGATCGGTGCATCTTTATCTGAGCCAATCGCTTTAACACCTTCAATGATTTTATCGTGTGGAATATTCACCGCATCTTGTAAATGACCTGCGTTAAATTCCTCGGCTGAACGTACATCAATCCAAACGCCTTTTGCTTTTTCCTGTTGTACTGCGCTTTGTTCTGTTTGTGGCGCAGTATTCGCAGAAGCAAAAAAAGGTACAGCAATCGCTGCCGCAGAAAGTACTGCTGTGAATAATTTTTTCATTATTCAATCTCCTATTAAATAGAAATA
The sequence above is a segment of the Haemophilus parainfluenzae genome. Coding sequences within it:
- a CDS encoding rhodanese-like domain-containing protein, with protein sequence MKKLFTAVLSAAAIAVPFFASANTAPQTEQSAVQQEKAKGVWIDVRSAEEFNAGHLQDAVNIPHDKIIEGVKAIGSDKDAPINLYCRSGRRAEAALTELKNAGYTNVTNHGGYEDLVKKGLK